In one window of Kitasatospora sp. MMS16-BH015 DNA:
- a CDS encoding NAD-dependent epimerase/dehydratase family protein, translating to MDFLILGGSNFLGRAYVAQALERGHRVTTFNRGVTGPDLPGVEAVRGDRHRADDLARLVAGRRWDTVVDTSGQQPAAVGLAARVLRPHVRHYGFVSSIHAFADWGKVRLDEGSTLHECPADTPPDQPAGNHLKAGCERAVLAEFGATDTLILNCGLLIGPHESLGRLLWWLERIAAGGPVVAPGQPGRGIQLIDARDFAAFGLDLAERAETGRYLTTAPIDSSTMGELIEACIRATGSDARPVWLDDSALLAGAVAPWTELPFWLPDQPDYTAIWRGDTSRAIAAGLRCRPLAESVRDTWAWLAERGPRSTPYLQGTLPIGLGAEKERALLEAAH from the coding sequence ATGGACTTCCTCATCCTCGGCGGCTCGAACTTCCTCGGGCGCGCCTACGTGGCACAGGCGCTGGAGCGCGGGCACCGGGTCACCACCTTCAACCGGGGCGTCACCGGCCCCGACCTGCCCGGGGTGGAGGCCGTCCGGGGCGATCGCCACCGTGCCGACGACCTGGCCCGGCTGGTCGCCGGCCGGCGCTGGGACACCGTGGTGGACACCTCCGGCCAGCAGCCGGCCGCCGTCGGGCTGGCCGCCCGGGTGCTGCGGCCGCACGTGCGGCACTACGGGTTCGTCTCCTCGATCCACGCCTTCGCCGACTGGGGCAAGGTGCGGCTGGACGAGGGCTCCACGCTGCACGAGTGCCCGGCCGACACCCCGCCGGACCAGCCGGCCGGCAACCACCTCAAGGCCGGGTGCGAGCGGGCGGTGCTGGCGGAGTTCGGGGCGACCGACACGCTGATCCTCAACTGCGGTCTGCTGATCGGGCCGCACGAGAGCCTGGGCCGGCTGCTCTGGTGGCTGGAGCGGATCGCCGCGGGCGGGCCGGTGGTCGCCCCCGGGCAGCCGGGGCGGGGCATCCAGCTGATCGACGCCCGGGATTTCGCGGCCTTCGGCCTCGACCTGGCCGAACGGGCCGAGACCGGCCGCTACCTGACCACGGCCCCGATCGACAGCTCCACCATGGGCGAGCTGATCGAGGCCTGCATCCGGGCCACCGGCTCCGACGCCCGGCCGGTCTGGCTGGACGACTCGGCCCTGCTGGCCGGGGCGGTCGCCCCCTGGACGGAGCTGCCGTTCTGGCTGCCGGACCAGCCCGACTACACCGCGATCTGGCGCGGCGACACCTCCCGGGCGATCGCGGCCGGGCTGCGCTGCCGCCCGCTGGCCGAGTCCGTGCGGGACACCTGGGCCTGGCTGGCCGAACGCGGCCCCCGCAGCACGCCGTACCTCCAGGGCACCCTGCCGATCGGGCTGGGCGCCGAGAAGGAGCGGGCGCTGCTGGAGGCCGCGCACTGA
- a CDS encoding DUF1254 domain-containing protein, with the protein MGNPALVDPATVRKTAAEAWIWGYPLLENYRTLYSQALDEADPRYVGGFGVFRHYPEPFSSANADVIAPSTDTPYSWAWLDLRAEPWVLDVPDFGDRYHLLSVHDLDTAYVGFIGARTTGPGPGRYLIAGPRFTGDGRQGFDGVLRAETQLVGVIGRTYLAGEADVPAVEELQRGCTLRPLSAVLATAPPPAAPDPVWPVWREEIRETLDWFVLLDFLLGFFPPLPTEADLRRRLAELGIGSGDFEPAALPLELREALREGIADARATLTEAAAGQTDSVGLFGTRVQLGDDYLARAMGAYLGLYGLPAEEAWYGGWLADDLGHRPPDGSRRHTLHFPADGLPPARHFWSVTVYRLPDRLLVPNPAARYAVGSRTPGLAHAPDGSLTLHLQPHPPTSPAEAANWLPTPPGPFTVLLRIYGPRPAALDGRWQLPPLTTVD; encoded by the coding sequence ATGGGCAACCCGGCCCTCGTCGATCCGGCGACCGTCCGCAAGACCGCCGCCGAGGCGTGGATCTGGGGGTACCCGCTCCTGGAGAACTACCGCACCCTCTACTCCCAGGCCCTCGACGAGGCGGATCCGCGTTACGTCGGCGGGTTCGGCGTCTTCCGGCACTACCCCGAGCCGTTCAGCTCGGCCAACGCCGACGTGATCGCCCCCAGCACCGACACCCCGTACTCCTGGGCCTGGCTCGACCTGCGGGCCGAGCCCTGGGTGCTGGACGTGCCCGACTTTGGCGACCGCTACCACCTGCTCTCGGTGCACGACCTCGACACCGCGTACGTCGGCTTCATCGGGGCCCGGACCACCGGCCCCGGGCCCGGCCGCTACCTGATCGCCGGCCCCCGCTTCACCGGCGACGGACGGCAGGGCTTCGACGGCGTGCTGCGCGCCGAGACCCAGCTGGTCGGCGTGATCGGTCGCACCTACCTGGCGGGCGAGGCGGACGTGCCCGCCGTCGAGGAGCTCCAGCGCGGCTGCACCCTCCGGCCGCTCAGCGCGGTGCTCGCCACCGCACCGCCACCCGCCGCACCGGACCCGGTCTGGCCGGTCTGGCGCGAGGAGATCCGGGAGACCCTGGACTGGTTCGTCCTCCTCGACTTCCTGCTCGGCTTCTTCCCGCCGCTGCCCACCGAGGCCGACCTCCGCCGCCGGCTCGCCGAACTCGGCATCGGCAGCGGCGACTTCGAGCCGGCCGCGCTCCCGCTGGAGCTGCGCGAGGCCCTCCGGGAGGGCATCGCCGACGCCCGGGCCACCCTCACCGAGGCCGCCGCCGGCCAGACCGATTCGGTCGGCCTCTTCGGCACCCGCGTCCAGCTCGGCGACGACTACCTGGCCCGCGCGATGGGCGCGTACCTCGGCCTCTACGGCCTCCCCGCCGAGGAGGCCTGGTACGGCGGCTGGCTCGCCGACGACCTCGGCCACCGCCCGCCGGACGGCAGCCGCCGCCACACCCTGCACTTCCCCGCCGACGGCCTCCCGCCGGCCCGCCACTTCTGGTCCGTCACCGTCTACCGCCTGCCCGACCGCCTCCTCGTCCCCAACCCCGCCGCCCGCTACGCCGTCGGCAGCCGCACCCCCGGCCTCGCCCACGCCCCCGACGGCTCCCTCACCCTCCACCTCCAACCCCACCCGCCGACCAGCCCGGCCGAGGCCGCCAACTGGCTCCCCACCCCGCCCGGCCCCTTCACCGTCCTGCTCCGCATCTACGGCCCCCGCCCGGCCGCCCTGGACGGCCGCTGGCAGCTCCCGCCGCTGACCACGGTGGACTGA
- a CDS encoding superoxide dismutase, with protein MGTYSLPDLAYDYSALERAMSAEILELHHSKHHAAYVKGANDTLEQLAEARDKGQYGNLVGLEKTFAFHLSGHVLHSIFWENLSPEGGDRPEGALAEAIEEHLGGFEALRGQLTAATTGVQGSGWGVLAWEPLGRRLVVEQVYDHHGNVGMGTTPLLVFDAWEHAYYLQYRNVRPDYVEKLWDVVNWTDVSARFAAVQGV; from the coding sequence ATGGGCACGTACTCGCTCCCCGACCTCGCCTACGACTACTCCGCGCTGGAGCGCGCGATGAGCGCGGAGATCCTGGAGCTCCACCACTCCAAGCACCACGCGGCCTACGTGAAGGGCGCCAACGACACCCTGGAGCAGCTGGCCGAGGCCCGCGACAAGGGTCAGTACGGCAATCTGGTCGGCCTGGAGAAGACCTTCGCCTTCCACCTCTCCGGCCACGTGCTGCACTCGATCTTCTGGGAGAACCTCTCCCCGGAGGGCGGCGACCGCCCCGAGGGCGCGCTGGCCGAGGCGATCGAGGAGCACCTCGGCGGCTTCGAGGCCCTGCGAGGTCAGCTGACCGCCGCCACCACCGGCGTCCAGGGCAGCGGCTGGGGCGTGCTCGCCTGGGAGCCGCTCGGGCGGCGCCTGGTGGTCGAGCAGGTCTACGACCACCACGGCAACGTCGGCATGGGCACCACCCCGCTGCTGGTCTTCGACGCCTGGGAGCACGCCTACTACCTGCAGTACCGCAACGTCCGGCCCGACTACGTCGAGAAGCTGTGGGACGTCGTGAACTGGACGGACGTCTCGGCCCGCTTCGCGGCGGTCCAGGGCGTCTGA
- a CDS encoding ATP-grasp domain-containing protein: MNAPVRVWLNRTYAENVFFVDQLRTAPRPVEIHATHVDPDSPVLAAADVGALEPDGLDGAAYVEYALDHCRRYGIDVFLPRLHQLAVALARSEFEAVGTRLVCPPAAAIAVFADKADGYQAMAAAGLPVPPWYRVRTADELLAAVEELEASGERACLKPATGAGGEGFRVLTREPFGLGQLAGLPGAAVQLDLVLAALAAAPGAADLLVMPYLAGPEVSVDCLGAPDGTPLAAVGRSKTSRRRSFTLAPEYLDPARELVAHFGVSYLSNVQFRHHHGRPVLLDVNTRPSGGLHQLRLCGLNLPWAAVAQALGEPAGPLTAVLPDGQDYTLVSGVRPVLPRLAAAV; encoded by the coding sequence GTGAACGCCCCCGTCCGGGTGTGGCTGAACCGCACCTACGCCGAGAACGTCTTCTTCGTCGACCAGCTCCGCACCGCCCCGCGGCCGGTCGAGATCCACGCCACGCACGTGGATCCGGATTCGCCGGTGCTGGCCGCCGCCGACGTCGGCGCGCTGGAACCGGACGGGCTCGACGGGGCCGCCTACGTCGAGTACGCGCTCGACCACTGCCGCCGGTACGGCATCGACGTCTTCCTCCCCCGGCTGCACCAACTCGCCGTCGCCCTGGCCCGGTCCGAGTTCGAGGCGGTCGGCACCAGGCTGGTCTGCCCGCCCGCCGCCGCGATCGCCGTCTTCGCCGACAAGGCCGACGGCTACCAGGCGATGGCCGCCGCCGGGCTGCCGGTGCCGCCCTGGTACCGCGTCCGCACCGCCGACGAACTCCTGGCCGCCGTCGAGGAATTGGAGGCATCAGGGGAGCGCGCCTGCCTCAAGCCGGCCACCGGGGCGGGCGGCGAGGGCTTCCGGGTGCTCACCCGGGAGCCGTTCGGGCTGGGCCAGTTGGCCGGCCTGCCCGGCGCCGCCGTCCAACTCGACCTGGTGCTGGCAGCGTTGGCCGCCGCACCTGGCGCCGCCGACCTGCTGGTGATGCCCTACCTGGCGGGCCCGGAGGTCTCGGTGGACTGCCTCGGCGCCCCCGACGGCACCCCGCTGGCCGCCGTCGGCCGGAGCAAGACCAGCCGCCGCCGCAGCTTCACCCTCGCCCCCGAATACCTCGACCCCGCCCGGGAGTTGGTGGCCCACTTCGGGGTCTCCTACCTGAGCAACGTGCAGTTCCGCCACCACCACGGCCGGCCCGTCCTGCTGGACGTCAACACCCGGCCCTCCGGCGGGCTGCACCAGCTGCGGCTCTGCGGGCTGAACCTGCCCTGGGCGGCCGTGGCCCAGGCCCTCGGCGAGCCCGCCGGGCCGCTGACGGCCGTGCTGCCCGACGGGCAGGACTACACCCTGGTCTCGGGCGTCCGCCCGGTGCTCCCCCGGCTGGCCGCCGCAGTCTGA
- a CDS encoding DUF4239 domain-containing protein has protein sequence MTWQDIGILVAVLAALAALLYLLQRFVPHPVRERHNEVAGFIFAAVGVLYAVLLAFVVIAVWENNDKARQTTFKEADSLAGVYWISRQLPAPLGPDLEKQTLAYANLVKDKEWELMSSHQSSPEATDLIYKIRSDVFSFNPTTAQQQVLYEHAVANLENLASERRARLNQIDDEVPPLLWDALIAGAALTVGFTFLFGLSNTLSHTLMVLAMSGLVVISLLVIKEMDFPFRGVTAVEPTAFDVFLHRLPPPR, from the coding sequence ATGACGTGGCAGGACATCGGCATCCTGGTCGCGGTCCTCGCGGCGCTCGCCGCACTGCTCTACCTGCTCCAGCGCTTCGTCCCCCACCCCGTCCGCGAACGCCACAACGAGGTCGCCGGGTTCATCTTCGCCGCCGTCGGCGTGCTCTACGCCGTGCTGCTCGCCTTCGTGGTGATCGCGGTCTGGGAGAACAACGACAAGGCACGGCAGACCACCTTCAAGGAGGCCGACTCACTGGCCGGCGTCTACTGGATCTCCCGGCAGCTACCGGCCCCGCTCGGCCCCGACCTGGAGAAGCAGACCCTCGCGTACGCCAACCTGGTCAAGGACAAGGAGTGGGAGCTGATGAGCAGTCACCAGTCCAGCCCCGAGGCCACCGACCTGATCTACAAGATCCGCTCCGACGTGTTCTCCTTCAACCCGACCACCGCGCAGCAGCAGGTGCTCTACGAGCACGCCGTCGCCAACCTGGAGAACCTGGCCTCCGAACGCCGGGCCCGGCTCAACCAGATCGACGACGAGGTGCCGCCACTGCTCTGGGACGCGCTGATCGCCGGCGCGGCGCTCACCGTCGGCTTCACCTTCCTGTTCGGCCTCTCCAACACCCTCTCGCACACCCTGATGGTGCTGGCCATGAGCGGGTTGGTGGTGATCTCGCTCCTGGTGATCAAGGAGATGGACTTCCCGTTCAGGGGGGTGACGGCCGTGGAGCCGACGGCCTTCGACGTCTTCCTGCATCGCCTGCCACCACCCCGCTAA
- the tsaD gene encoding tRNA (adenosine(37)-N6)-threonylcarbamoyltransferase complex transferase subunit TsaD, whose translation MAGVSTVVLGIESSCDETGAGLVRDGRLLGHAVASSMAEHARYGGVVPEIAARAHVHAVAPVVTEALDRAGLGLAEVGAVAVTAGPGLSGALQVGLAAAKGYAFALGVPLYGVHHLAGHVAVDTLAHGPLPDPCVVLIVSGGHTSLLLVRDLARDRIVHLGDTRDDAAGECFDKTARILGLPYPGGPAIDRTARAGDPAAVRLPRPLSGPGEDPYGFSFSGLKTAAARLLERPEPPATADLAAGLQEAVADVLTRKAVRACLDHGVGTLVVVGGVAANSRVRELAEQRCAAAGLTLRVPPRELCTDNGAMIAAVGDLLHRAGAPAAPFDLAIDPSAPLEYAALGRPAARR comes from the coding sequence GTGGCAGGGGTGTCGACGGTGGTCCTGGGGATCGAGTCCTCCTGCGACGAGACCGGCGCGGGGCTGGTCCGGGACGGGCGGCTGCTCGGGCACGCCGTGGCGTCGAGCATGGCCGAGCACGCCCGCTACGGCGGGGTGGTGCCCGAGATCGCCGCCCGGGCGCACGTGCACGCCGTCGCGCCGGTGGTCACCGAGGCGCTGGACCGGGCCGGGCTGGGCCTGGCGGAGGTGGGCGCCGTGGCCGTGACGGCCGGGCCCGGCCTCTCCGGGGCGCTGCAGGTCGGTCTGGCCGCGGCCAAGGGGTACGCCTTCGCGCTCGGGGTGCCGCTCTACGGGGTGCACCACCTGGCCGGGCACGTGGCCGTGGACACCCTGGCGCACGGGCCGCTGCCCGACCCCTGCGTGGTGCTGATCGTCTCCGGCGGACACACCTCGCTGCTGCTGGTCCGCGACCTGGCCCGCGACCGGATCGTCCACCTCGGCGACACCCGGGACGACGCGGCCGGCGAGTGCTTCGACAAGACCGCCCGGATCCTCGGCCTGCCCTACCCCGGCGGGCCCGCGATCGACCGCACCGCCCGGGCCGGCGACCCGGCCGCCGTCCGGCTGCCCCGCCCGCTCAGCGGGCCGGGCGAGGACCCGTACGGCTTCTCCTTCTCCGGGCTGAAGACCGCCGCCGCCCGCCTGCTGGAGCGCCCCGAACCGCCCGCCACGGCCGATCTCGCGGCCGGCCTCCAGGAGGCCGTGGCCGACGTGCTCACCCGCAAGGCCGTCCGGGCCTGCCTCGACCACGGCGTCGGCACCCTGGTGGTGGTCGGCGGCGTGGCGGCCAACTCCCGGGTCCGCGAGCTGGCCGAGCAGCGCTGCGCGGCCGCCGGGCTCACCCTGCGGGTGCCGCCGCGCGAACTCTGCACCGACAACGGAGCGATGATCGCCGCCGTCGGCGACCTGCTGCACCGCGCGGGCGCCCCGGCCGCGCCCTTCGACCTGGCGATCGACCCCTCGGCGCCGCTGGAGTACGCGGCGCTCGGCCGACCCGCCGCCAGGCGGTAG
- a CDS encoding transposase, producing the protein MSTGGLVRDSRSQSELERSLGALCEEVFSSMQRSDQRTKGERYARGLLLAEGRKSMRNIALQLGPGGEGQSMHHFISSSTWDWRPVREALARHLQLTVTPAAWVLRSMVVPKAGEHTVGVARRVDPESGRLVNSQQSFGLWLASRHLSSPVNWGLHLPAGWLADQDRRSRAKIPERLGANTPGECAGRVVLEVADGWGLPRRPVILEIGEEDATPVLEACASAGLPFLARVGPAALLTAADSVLPERIGQRCSAQGLVSAAAVRTLLRPVQWWDPVEGRARTTRVAAVRVQRPHGRTPDRAQAVAARQGRHRPSWGGPYVNGRRTLTLIGEWSDNRAWPTDFWLTDLTAPPGKLLRLAKLARRVERDAAVVGEEVGLRGFVGRSFEGWHRHTTLASVAHAVRVLDDAPAEYASA; encoded by the coding sequence ATGAGCACAGGTGGTCTGGTACGGGACAGCCGTTCGCAGTCCGAGCTCGAGCGTTCGCTCGGCGCGCTCTGCGAGGAGGTGTTCTCCTCGATGCAGCGCAGTGACCAGCGCACCAAGGGCGAGCGTTACGCCCGTGGCCTGCTGCTCGCCGAGGGGCGGAAGTCGATGCGCAACATCGCGCTCCAACTCGGCCCCGGCGGCGAGGGCCAGAGCATGCACCACTTCATCAGCAGCTCCACCTGGGATTGGCGGCCGGTCCGCGAGGCGCTGGCCCGGCACCTCCAGCTGACCGTCACGCCCGCCGCCTGGGTGCTCCGCTCGATGGTGGTGCCCAAGGCCGGCGAGCACACCGTCGGGGTGGCCCGGCGGGTCGACCCGGAATCCGGCCGGCTGGTCAACAGCCAGCAGTCCTTCGGGCTCTGGCTCGCCTCCCGGCACCTCTCCAGCCCGGTCAACTGGGGGCTGCACCTGCCGGCCGGCTGGCTGGCCGACCAGGACCGGCGCAGCCGGGCCAAGATCCCCGAGCGGCTGGGCGCGAACACCCCCGGCGAGTGCGCAGGCCGAGTGGTGCTGGAGGTGGCGGACGGCTGGGGCCTGCCCCGGCGGCCGGTGATCCTGGAGATCGGCGAGGAGGACGCCACCCCCGTACTGGAGGCCTGCGCCTCGGCCGGCCTGCCCTTCCTGGCCCGGGTCGGCCCGGCCGCCCTGCTCACCGCCGCCGATTCGGTGCTGCCCGAGCGGATCGGCCAACGCTGCTCGGCCCAGGGCCTGGTGAGCGCCGCCGCCGTGCGGACCCTGCTCCGGCCGGTGCAGTGGTGGGACCCGGTGGAGGGCCGGGCCCGCACCACCCGGGTGGCCGCGGTGCGGGTGCAGCGCCCGCACGGGCGGACCCCCGACCGGGCCCAGGCGGTGGCCGCCCGCCAGGGCCGGCACCGGCCGAGCTGGGGCGGCCCGTACGTGAACGGCCGCCGCACCCTCACCCTGATCGGCGAGTGGAGCGACAACCGGGCCTGGCCCACCGACTTCTGGCTCACCGACCTGACGGCCCCGCCCGGCAAGCTCCTGCGGCTGGCCAAGCTGGCCCGCCGGGTCGAGCGGGACGCGGCGGTGGTCGGCGAGGAGGTCGGCCTGCGCGGGTTCGTCGGCCGCTCCTTCGAGGGCTGGCACCGCCACACCACCCTCGCCTCGGTGGCGCACGCCGTCCGGGTCCTCGACGACGCCCCGGCCGAGTACGCCTCGGCGTAG
- a CDS encoding methylated-DNA--[protein]-cysteine S-methyltransferase encodes MAISWLRVETPLPSGAVWFGVTAVGVAAASFEVEPGRVVEGPECTDEWRAGVVRQRVAEYFAGRSRGLELPIDWRSASGPHRTVLQTLHAEVPYGETVTYGRLAALSGAFEDLNDTGGQAARAVGQMMHANPLALLVPCHRVVAADGLGGFFGGPLGLETKRWLLTLEGVLPPTLDWTGPA; translated from the coding sequence ATGGCGATCTCTTGGCTGCGGGTCGAGACTCCGCTGCCCAGCGGGGCGGTGTGGTTCGGGGTGACGGCGGTGGGCGTGGCGGCCGCCTCCTTCGAGGTGGAGCCCGGCCGGGTGGTCGAGGGCCCGGAGTGCACGGACGAGTGGCGGGCCGGGGTGGTCCGGCAGCGGGTGGCGGAGTACTTCGCCGGCCGCAGCCGGGGGCTCGAGCTGCCGATCGACTGGCGGTCGGCCAGCGGCCCGCACCGCACCGTGCTGCAGACCCTGCACGCCGAGGTGCCGTACGGCGAGACCGTCACCTACGGCCGGCTGGCGGCGCTGAGCGGTGCGTTCGAGGACCTGAACGACACCGGCGGGCAGGCCGCCCGGGCCGTCGGGCAGATGATGCACGCCAACCCGCTGGCCCTGCTGGTGCCCTGCCACCGGGTGGTCGCCGCCGACGGCCTGGGCGGCTTCTTCGGCGGGCCGCTCGGCCTGGAGACCAAGCGTTGGCTGCTCACCCTGGAGGGCGTGCTGCCCCCCACCCTGGACTGGACGGGCCCGGCCTGA
- a CDS encoding family 2B encapsulin nanocompartment shell protein, producing MSTETSTGIPAQGGQPEGRQQTSLGTAGARNLATTTKSEPQMQGISSRWLLKQLPWVQVSGGTYRVNRRLSYAVGRGRVSFVKTGQEVRIVPPSLRELPVLRGFEDDALLAELAGRFTQREFAAGEVLAEAGQPVSDVVLIAHGKVNRIGTGKYGVSTVLGVLADGDHMGDEALEQPDALWDYSVKAATAGTLLSLPWAAFQQLADRSPELRDQVLAYLSGTRQAQNKHGEAEIELSAGHEGEHELPGTFVDYELAPREYELSVAQTVLQVHSRVADLYNQPMNQIEQQLRLTIEALRERQEYELVNNAEFGLLQNADYDQRIQTHSGPPTPDDMDDLLSRRRGTKFFLAHPKAIAAFGRECSKRGLYPTPVDVQGTSVPGWRGVPIFSCNKIPIVDGHTSSILALRTGADNQGVIGLHQTGIPDEYQPSLSVRFMGINEKAIISYLVSAYYSAAILVPDAIGVLENVDVARPRD from the coding sequence ATGTCGACCGAGACCAGCACTGGTATTCCGGCCCAGGGCGGGCAGCCGGAGGGCCGCCAGCAGACGAGCCTCGGCACCGCGGGCGCGCGGAATCTGGCCACCACGACCAAGTCCGAGCCGCAGATGCAAGGCATCAGCTCGCGTTGGCTGCTCAAGCAGCTGCCGTGGGTGCAGGTCTCGGGCGGCACCTACCGGGTCAACCGGCGGCTCAGCTACGCCGTCGGCCGCGGCCGGGTGAGCTTCGTCAAGACGGGCCAGGAGGTGCGGATCGTCCCGCCCTCGCTGCGCGAGCTGCCGGTGCTGCGCGGGTTCGAGGACGACGCGCTGCTCGCCGAGCTGGCCGGCCGCTTCACCCAGCGCGAGTTCGCCGCCGGCGAGGTGCTGGCCGAGGCGGGCCAGCCGGTCTCCGACGTGGTGCTGATCGCGCACGGCAAGGTCAACCGGATCGGCACCGGCAAGTACGGCGTCTCCACCGTGCTCGGCGTGCTCGCCGACGGCGACCACATGGGCGACGAGGCCCTGGAGCAGCCCGACGCCCTGTGGGACTACTCGGTCAAGGCCGCCACGGCCGGCACCCTGCTCTCGCTGCCCTGGGCCGCCTTCCAGCAGCTCGCCGACCGCTCCCCGGAGCTGCGCGACCAGGTGCTCGCGTACCTCTCGGGCACCCGCCAGGCGCAGAACAAGCACGGTGAGGCCGAGATCGAGCTCTCGGCCGGCCACGAGGGCGAGCACGAGCTGCCCGGCACCTTCGTCGACTACGAGCTCGCCCCCCGCGAGTACGAGCTCAGCGTCGCGCAGACGGTGCTCCAGGTGCACAGCCGGGTCGCCGACCTCTACAACCAGCCGATGAACCAGATCGAGCAGCAGTTGCGGCTCACCATCGAGGCGCTGCGCGAGCGCCAGGAGTACGAGCTGGTCAACAACGCCGAGTTCGGCCTGCTGCAGAACGCGGACTACGACCAGCGGATCCAGACCCACTCCGGCCCGCCCACCCCGGACGACATGGACGACCTGCTCAGCCGCCGCCGGGGCACCAAGTTCTTCCTGGCGCACCCGAAGGCGATCGCCGCCTTCGGCCGGGAGTGCTCCAAGCGCGGCCTCTACCCGACCCCGGTCGACGTGCAGGGCACCTCGGTGCCCGGCTGGCGCGGGGTGCCGATCTTCTCCTGCAACAAGATCCCGATCGTCGACGGCCACACCAGCTCGATCCTGGCCCTGCGTACCGGCGCCGACAACCAGGGCGTCATCGGCCTCCACCAGACCGGCATCCCGGACGAGTACCAGCCCAGCCTCTCGGTCCGGTTCATGGGCATCAACGAGAAGGCGATCATTTCCTACCTGGTCAGCGCCTACTACTCGGCCGCCATTCTGGTACCCGACGCGATCGGTGTCCTGGAGAACGTGGACGTCGCCCGCCCGCGGGATTGA
- a CDS encoding family 2 encapsulin nanocompartment cargo protein polyprenyl transferase has product MGMFALERERQTGHGAAEVLATTKAVVDPALRAAVGGMPGAMRLVSGYHFGWWEPDGTPVAGGAGKAVRPALVFAAARAVGGGPEAAVRPAVAVELVHNFTLLHDDVIDHDPVRRHRPTAWKAFSTTEAILAGDAMHSLALRVLAEDPHPAAPAAVRRLADCVVELCEGQREDCAFEQRGDVTLAEVLAMAEAKTGALLGCACAVGALYGGGDERAADALEAFGREIGLAFQLIDDLIGIWGDPAVTGKPVGADLAARKKSLPVVFALESGTPAGARLAELYASQAPLTPQELLLAAEAVDAAGGRAWAQAESCERMAAAIGHLTEAVQDPADAEQLLALAELITRRSS; this is encoded by the coding sequence ATGGGAATGTTCGCATTGGAGCGTGAGCGGCAGACCGGTCACGGGGCGGCGGAGGTGCTGGCCACCACCAAGGCGGTGGTCGATCCGGCCCTGCGCGCGGCGGTGGGCGGCATGCCCGGCGCGATGCGGCTGGTCTCGGGCTACCACTTCGGCTGGTGGGAGCCGGACGGCACCCCGGTGGCGGGCGGGGCCGGCAAGGCCGTGCGGCCCGCGCTGGTCTTCGCCGCCGCGCGGGCCGTCGGCGGCGGGCCGGAGGCGGCCGTCCGCCCCGCCGTGGCCGTCGAGCTGGTGCACAACTTCACGCTGCTGCACGACGACGTGATCGACCACGACCCCGTGCGGCGGCACCGCCCCACGGCCTGGAAGGCGTTCAGCACCACCGAGGCCATCCTCGCCGGCGACGCGATGCACTCGCTGGCCCTGCGGGTCCTCGCCGAGGACCCGCACCCCGCCGCCCCGGCCGCCGTCCGCCGGCTGGCCGACTGCGTGGTCGAGCTCTGCGAGGGCCAGCGCGAGGACTGCGCCTTCGAGCAGCGCGGCGACGTGACCCTCGCCGAGGTGCTCGCGATGGCCGAGGCCAAGACCGGCGCCCTGCTCGGCTGCGCCTGCGCCGTCGGCGCGCTCTACGGCGGTGGCGACGAGCGCGCGGCCGACGCCCTGGAGGCGTTCGGCCGGGAGATCGGCCTGGCCTTCCAACTGATCGACGACCTGATCGGCATCTGGGGCGACCCGGCCGTCACCGGCAAGCCGGTGGGCGCCGATCTGGCCGCCCGCAAGAAGTCCCTCCCGGTGGTCTTCGCCCTCGAATCCGGCACCCCGGCCGGCGCCCGGCTTGCCGAGCTCTACGCAAGCCAAGCACCGCTCACCCCGCAGGAGTTGCTCCTCGCCGCCGAGGCGGTGGACGCCGCCGGCGGCCGTGCCTGGGCCCAGGCCGAATCCTGCGAGCGGATGGCCGCCGCGATCGGCCACCTCACCGAGGCGGTCCAGGACCCGGCCGACGCCGAGCAGCTGCTCGCCCTCGCCGAACTGATCACCCGCCGCTCCAGCTGA